A region from the Leptospira venezuelensis genome encodes:
- a CDS encoding LIC10729 family protein, producing MDWRRIAILLFLILAAAGQGPISQENRKTKNFENFSKPMGGENYISEDYKTFPELSIWAYHNGLKLAPDRKDPAPGAGTGRLFDNQCRMIPETGLDILLIADSNRKDIIYVYFDLTLFSKTENAAILPERELRISANGILKRTIRFPDGNLYSKSIYGGVPPVYITVDPSELREGRLNLNLTPLAGEKGRFWGVWDVFLSYTAPEYP from the coding sequence ATGGACTGGCGCCGAATTGCAATTCTCTTATTCTTAATTCTTGCTGCTGCCGGACAGGGTCCGATTAGTCAGGAAAATCGGAAAACGAAAAATTTTGAGAATTTCTCCAAACCGATGGGGGGAGAAAACTATATTTCCGAGGATTATAAAACCTTCCCCGAACTTTCCATTTGGGCCTATCATAATGGACTGAAATTAGCTCCGGATAGAAAGGATCCTGCTCCTGGCGCCGGAACCGGTCGATTATTTGACAACCAATGTAGAATGATTCCTGAAACAGGGTTGGATATCCTACTTATTGCTGACTCGAATAGAAAAGACATTATCTATGTTTATTTTGATCTCACATTATTTTCTAAAACGGAAAATGCGGCGATTTTGCCGGAAAGAGAACTTAGAATTTCTGCAAATGGGATCTTGAAAAGAACGATCCGCTTTCCAGATGGAAACCTATACTCCAAGTCCATCTATGGAGGAGTTCCACCAGTCTATATTACAGTGGATCCATCTGAATTGAGAGAAGGTAGATTGAATTTGAATCTTACTCCGCTGGCAGGAGAAAAAGGCAGGTTTTGGGGAGTTTGGGACGTGTTTTTGTCCTACACTGCCCCGGAATATCCTTGA
- a CDS encoding bifunctional riboflavin kinase/FAD synthetase has protein sequence MKILRSLENLKSNLKTSTVVTLGNFDGIHLGHQALLERTKEISLEKGLPSCVVTYYPNPALVLGKDKDLGGITTQADKENLIESYGIDWLVVVPFTLEFAQIEAETFLKEILINQLGAKSILIGFNHCFGKGRRGDYELLKKYSSEYGYDLEKLDPVFLGPTKLSSSYIRSLLREGKVTEAEECLGREFSVTGTVVHGHQRGRTIGFPTANVQPLPELILPGVGVYAGRTEIEGKTYPSMINIGNNPTFGDQAVTLESHIFDFSDDIYGKKINIIFTKKIREEIKFPGVDALVSQLKKDETLSRKILQER, from the coding sequence TTGAAAATTCTTAGAAGTCTGGAGAACTTAAAAAGCAACCTAAAGACTTCCACAGTCGTAACTTTAGGGAATTTTGACGGGATCCATCTGGGCCACCAGGCTCTTTTAGAAAGAACCAAGGAAATTTCCCTGGAAAAAGGTCTCCCATCCTGTGTGGTTACGTATTACCCCAACCCTGCCCTGGTCCTAGGAAAAGACAAGGATCTGGGAGGGATTACCACCCAAGCAGATAAGGAAAATTTAATAGAATCTTATGGGATAGACTGGCTAGTTGTTGTTCCATTCACTCTAGAATTCGCGCAAATAGAGGCCGAAACCTTCTTAAAAGAGATCCTAATCAATCAACTCGGTGCAAAATCTATTCTGATCGGATTCAATCATTGTTTCGGAAAAGGTAGAAGAGGAGATTATGAACTTCTCAAGAAATACTCTTCCGAGTACGGATACGATCTGGAAAAATTAGATCCTGTGTTCTTAGGACCTACAAAACTTTCCAGTTCCTATATTCGTTCCTTATTAAGAGAAGGTAAGGTAACGGAGGCAGAAGAATGCCTTGGAAGAGAATTCTCTGTCACTGGAACAGTTGTACATGGCCACCAAAGAGGAAGAACGATCGGATTTCCTACTGCTAACGTGCAACCTTTGCCCGAACTTATTCTTCCTGGAGTCGGAGTTTATGCGGGAAGAACCGAGATAGAAGGTAAAACCTACCCTTCTATGATCAATATTGGAAATAATCCTACATTTGGTGACCAAGCAGTCACATTAGAAAGTCATATATTCGATTTTTCTGATGATATCTACGGAAAGAAGATAAACATAATTTTTACCAAAAAGATCAGAGAAGAAATAAAATTCCCGGGAGTAGATGCACTGGTCTCTCAATTGAAAAAGGACGAGACTCTTTCCAGAAAGATACTGCAAGAAAGGTGA
- a CDS encoding SpoIIE family protein phosphatase: MNPYLILPLFALFINLWLFTYVLALKGKHKVVHLYLLYSGALSLWIISIILYWSFLPFHWMIWVFKISSISWLLVGPLFLEFVFAFLAKNPNIVLYLLRGLALAIFPITLTTDWIIAGVERKYWGDMLIQGPFYVYGINILTVSPPVYAIFLLIFESRKEEIGFRKQCYLLAFGTFLSSILGFLTTVLPRILSQGDLNYPPLSGSVTVIQSACVFIAIAKYGFLEIRLEKIALQLYSKLREGVILLSTSDDLLYWNESAKEMLGFPKIATNPEKLDLGKFLEGFTRRPFSRMDFKRKFSEAKQISLDEDMLPSSNSVYLEVSKSEIPISGRDLGKVYVLRDITEKKEASERINMLYSRVIQDLDIAREVQNTITTRDFPSSDKFKIFSYFRPYDRVGGDVLNCSESPDESLEILFADVSGHGISSAMVAAMASISFNVFSRKGNKPKEGLLFTNDLLSSVVTQHFISAVFLKYDPNTRILEYSYAGHHAGLLLRDGETLDLQGKGGVLLAVGTPILEDFRVQLRPGDRVLLYSDGLFEVRGSKGIPMGNSTLVEAVKKLSYQDSDSLIRSLVSYSESFGDGIMTDDLTLFCLEITG, encoded by the coding sequence ATGAACCCATATCTGATCCTTCCACTATTCGCATTATTTATAAATCTATGGTTATTCACCTATGTTTTGGCATTAAAAGGAAAACATAAAGTAGTTCATTTATATCTTTTATATTCGGGGGCATTAAGTCTCTGGATCATTTCCATTATTTTGTACTGGTCCTTCTTGCCATTTCATTGGATGATATGGGTTTTTAAGATCAGCTCCATTTCCTGGTTATTGGTAGGTCCTTTATTTTTAGAGTTCGTATTTGCCTTTCTTGCAAAAAATCCAAATATAGTTTTATATTTGTTAAGAGGTTTGGCGCTCGCAATCTTCCCAATTACTTTAACAACTGATTGGATCATAGCAGGTGTAGAGAGAAAATATTGGGGGGACATGCTTATCCAAGGTCCCTTTTATGTATACGGGATCAATATACTAACAGTTTCTCCTCCTGTATATGCCATCTTTCTTTTGATTTTCGAATCCAGAAAAGAAGAGATTGGATTTAGAAAACAATGTTATCTTTTAGCATTCGGAACATTCTTATCCTCCATACTTGGATTTTTGACTACGGTACTTCCTAGAATATTATCCCAAGGAGATCTAAATTATCCTCCTCTGAGCGGAAGCGTAACCGTAATCCAGTCCGCATGTGTTTTCATCGCCATCGCAAAATACGGATTTTTAGAGATCCGATTAGAAAAGATTGCTCTCCAATTATATTCAAAACTCAGAGAAGGGGTAATCTTGTTATCCACTTCCGATGATTTGTTGTATTGGAATGAAAGCGCAAAAGAAATGTTAGGTTTTCCTAAAATAGCAACTAATCCTGAAAAATTAGATCTAGGAAAATTTTTAGAAGGATTTACCAGAAGACCCTTTTCGAGGATGGATTTCAAAAGGAAGTTTTCAGAAGCAAAACAAATTTCTTTAGACGAAGATATGCTCCCCTCTTCCAATTCAGTTTATTTGGAAGTTTCCAAATCCGAAATCCCTATTTCGGGAAGAGATTTAGGTAAAGTATATGTCCTCAGAGACATTACTGAAAAGAAAGAAGCTTCCGAACGGATCAATATGCTCTATTCCAGAGTGATCCAAGATCTGGACATTGCTAGAGAAGTTCAAAATACGATTACTACGAGAGATTTTCCTTCTTCTGATAAGTTTAAAATATTCTCCTATTTTCGACCATATGATCGGGTAGGAGGAGATGTTCTAAACTGTTCCGAAAGTCCAGATGAAAGCCTTGAGATCTTATTCGCAGATGTTTCAGGACATGGAATTTCATCCGCGATGGTAGCTGCGATGGCATCCATTTCCTTCAATGTATTTTCCCGAAAAGGAAATAAACCAAAAGAAGGATTACTATTCACGAATGACCTACTCTCCTCCGTGGTGACCCAACATTTCATCTCAGCGGTTTTTCTTAAATATGACCCAAACACAAGAATATTAGAATATAGTTATGCTGGCCATCATGCAGGACTTCTACTCAGAGATGGAGAAACCTTAGATTTGCAAGGAAAGGGAGGAGTGCTTCTTGCTGTAGGAACTCCTATACTAGAGGATTTTCGGGTACAACTAAGACCTGGAGACAGAGTATTATTATATTCGGATGGCTTATTCGAGGTCAGAGGTTCTAAAGGAATTCCGATGGGTAATTCCACTCTAGTAGAGGCTGTAAAAAAACTTTCTTACCAGGATTCCGATAGTTTGATCCGCTCCTTAGTATCCTATTCGGAGTCTTTCGGAGATGGGATCATGACGGACGATCTAACCTTATTCTGTTTAGAAATTACAGGTTAG
- a CDS encoding STAS domain-containing protein produces MEISIRKSSETNIISLSGSLDIYTSIDLKNFFEQNIDRNNNNVVINLEKLNYIDSSGIGMLIKQLNYVQELSGKFFIANMKPAIEKVFKVAGLTSYFQTLSESEFTSQFP; encoded by the coding sequence ATGGAAATCAGCATTAGAAAATCCAGCGAAACAAATATAATCAGCCTCTCCGGGAGCCTGGACATCTATACGTCCATAGATCTCAAAAACTTTTTCGAGCAGAACATTGATCGAAATAACAATAACGTTGTGATCAACCTGGAAAAGTTAAACTATATCGATTCCTCTGGAATTGGGATGCTGATTAAACAACTAAATTATGTCCAAGAATTGAGCGGAAAATTTTTCATCGCTAACATGAAACCTGCGATCGAAAAAGTTTTCAAAGTGGCAGGACTGACTTCCTATTTTCAAACTCTTTCAGAGTCAGAGTTCACCAGCCAGTTTCCCTGA
- a CDS encoding J domain-containing protein: protein MSSAWTDHYRVLGLNFGASPELIKHRYRELAKIFHPDNRLTGSKPVFLKVLESYQILSKPEERSRFDQEFKIRKRQEHAKNGIHLIPPSRILFATQAVEFARRGLLRAGMRSRDRKKYTGIYHDIRICLKPEELLGRIFAAIPLVVRSICPECRGSDLNCASCGGKGSYKSYRYLKWSPEPGSLLPGRIYTLDLSGFRPDVFTHFKKRILKVKIELFQGQKK, encoded by the coding sequence ATGAGTTCGGCCTGGACAGATCATTACAGAGTCCTAGGCCTGAACTTCGGTGCCAGTCCAGAATTAATCAAACATAGATACAGAGAACTCGCTAAAATTTTTCATCCGGATAATCGACTCACAGGTTCTAAACCTGTATTCTTGAAAGTTTTAGAATCTTATCAAATACTCTCTAAACCGGAAGAACGTTCTCGTTTCGACCAAGAATTCAAGATTCGTAAAAGACAAGAACATGCAAAAAATGGAATTCATTTAATCCCGCCTTCCAGGATATTATTCGCCACACAAGCGGTTGAATTTGCGAGAAGGGGCCTTCTTCGGGCTGGAATGAGAAGCAGGGATCGCAAAAAATACACGGGCATCTATCATGATATTCGTATCTGCCTCAAACCGGAAGAGTTATTAGGCAGAATATTCGCAGCCATTCCTCTGGTAGTTAGGTCTATCTGTCCGGAATGCAGAGGTTCAGATTTGAACTGTGCTTCTTGCGGGGGAAAGGGTAGTTACAAAAGTTATAGATATCTGAAATGGAGCCCGGAGCCAGGCAGCTTGCTCCCCGGTAGGATCTATACCCTGGATCTATCCGGATTTAGGCCCGACGTATTTACTCATTTCAAGAAGCGGATCTTAAAAGTTAAAATTGAACTCTTCCAGGGTCAAAAAAAATAG
- a CDS encoding SpoIIE family protein phosphatase — translation MNYYLFLPISALIINTLLISYVFARRFRSAVIRDFLRFVLFLNLWLVSYILYWSMLPPEWMTPIFKLSCFTWIPVGLLFLETVYRFLNIRSTILLPFFRFSVVLTIFLTASTDWIIKGSILYDWGYELEPGILFVPFSTVAVSGPAIWGLYLLLRERLRTKQRKIRQQLNFWIWGTTIALGISAYTELFNLDEQGRFLFVPLSPAAISIQAFFIFIAITRYGFLNISLERIAVELFRDIHDGIILTKENHEFFFANQAAIAILDGSPSREGLFKPEWHFANYREEQDHIPRDYQLLNNSVLQFIELTVSEIKITENELGTLYLLRDITEKKAAQEKIHQLYSQIVNDLEIARVTQASIITQKFPDKGSYRIHSFFQPIDKVGGDMLRVIEHPGERVDILFADVSGHGIASAMVGGMLSIAFQIVSEKKLSPKESLSEIHEMLSKVVLHHHISAVYASFYPNENRVRFSYAGHHPMLVFRGGKIYPLEGEGRILLAVKELHLNDYHFDLQTSDRLLFYSDGLYEVKNNLGEIFGYEEFLDWIQTMADRDTRSLLEAAHRKALEFGNGKHNDDLAMLALEIGP, via the coding sequence ATGAATTATTACCTTTTTCTGCCAATAAGCGCTCTAATCATAAATACTCTTCTTATTTCATATGTTTTCGCGAGAAGGTTCCGAAGCGCAGTTATCCGGGACTTTTTAAGATTCGTTCTATTCTTAAATCTCTGGCTTGTTTCTTATATTCTGTATTGGAGTATGCTTCCTCCGGAATGGATGACTCCAATTTTTAAACTTTCTTGTTTTACCTGGATCCCTGTTGGCCTATTATTCTTAGAAACAGTATATAGATTTTTAAACATTCGTTCGACAATCCTTCTCCCCTTCTTCCGCTTTTCAGTCGTTCTAACCATATTCCTGACTGCTTCTACGGATTGGATCATTAAAGGTTCTATCTTGTACGATTGGGGTTATGAATTAGAACCCGGGATTTTGTTCGTTCCATTTAGTACTGTGGCAGTTAGTGGTCCTGCAATCTGGGGGTTATATCTTCTTTTAAGAGAAAGATTGAGGACAAAACAAAGAAAGATCAGACAACAATTAAATTTTTGGATCTGGGGAACAACGATAGCACTTGGGATCAGCGCTTATACAGAATTATTTAATTTGGATGAACAAGGAAGATTTTTATTCGTTCCCTTGAGCCCCGCGGCAATCAGCATACAAGCATTTTTCATTTTTATCGCAATCACACGTTATGGGTTTCTAAATATAAGTTTAGAAAGGATCGCAGTAGAATTATTCCGAGACATCCATGACGGAATCATTCTTACAAAAGAAAACCACGAATTCTTTTTTGCAAACCAAGCCGCAATCGCAATCTTAGATGGTTCTCCATCCAGAGAAGGTTTATTCAAACCAGAATGGCATTTTGCAAATTATAGAGAAGAACAAGATCATATTCCGAGAGATTACCAATTACTAAACAACTCAGTATTACAATTCATAGAACTAACTGTTTCAGAGATCAAGATCACAGAGAATGAGTTGGGAACTCTTTATCTTTTGAGGGACATTACAGAAAAGAAGGCTGCCCAAGAGAAGATCCACCAATTATATTCGCAAATTGTAAATGACCTGGAAATTGCCAGAGTTACACAAGCTTCTATCATTACCCAAAAATTTCCGGACAAGGGTTCCTATAGGATACATTCTTTTTTTCAACCCATAGACAAGGTAGGCGGGGATATGTTGAGGGTGATAGAACATCCCGGCGAAAGAGTGGATATATTATTTGCAGATGTTTCTGGTCATGGAATCGCATCTGCCATGGTGGGAGGAATGCTTTCAATCGCATTCCAAATCGTGTCGGAAAAAAAACTTTCGCCCAAAGAAAGTTTATCAGAAATCCATGAAATGCTTTCAAAGGTAGTATTACACCATCATATCTCCGCGGTGTATGCGAGTTTTTATCCTAACGAAAACAGAGTTAGATTCTCTTACGCAGGACATCATCCTATGCTTGTTTTCAGGGGAGGCAAAATTTACCCTCTGGAAGGAGAAGGTAGGATCTTACTCGCAGTCAAAGAATTACATCTAAACGATTATCATTTTGATCTGCAAACTTCGGATAGATTGTTATTCTATTCCGATGGTTTATATGAAGTGAAGAATAATCTAGGAGAAATTTTCGGTTACGAAGAATTCTTAGATTGGATACAAACAATGGCAGATAGAGATACCCGCTCTCTTTTAGAAGCTGCTCATAGGAAAGCATTGGAATTCGGGAACGGAAAGCATAATGATGATTTAGCGATGTTAGCTTTGGAGATTGGACCATGA
- a CDS encoding LIC_12936 family protein, whose product MKKPSILLLLICLFSLEIFSQDFEKDGQIKILPYEPTQVRDIEGLTKDIKDFHKRIEDMLPFLNRRKKIIDNEYFQFVPAMENFNFPVRDRFLVDKKFYLKVSGGEGSLKLDGVRFITRKSLVTKLRPVNDEIGELKNEKVAASDPANIVLVVKRKTDAGTKEEVYSLGNIRSPYQRVKFVRSYRDNLSEVVQAIDKYVEGTIRADRKDVDTMLDGLESGGSFQEYNSNR is encoded by the coding sequence ATGAAGAAACCGTCTATCTTACTTCTTTTGATCTGTTTATTCAGTTTGGAAATATTTTCTCAGGACTTCGAGAAGGATGGTCAGATCAAAATTCTTCCTTACGAGCCTACACAGGTCCGCGACATAGAGGGACTGACCAAAGACATCAAGGATTTTCATAAAAGAATAGAGGATATGCTTCCTTTCCTTAATAGAAGGAAAAAAATTATTGATAATGAGTATTTCCAGTTTGTTCCTGCGATGGAAAATTTCAATTTCCCAGTCCGTGACAGGTTTTTAGTAGATAAAAAGTTTTATCTAAAAGTTTCAGGGGGAGAAGGTTCCCTGAAACTAGATGGAGTCCGGTTTATTACCCGAAAATCATTGGTCACTAAACTCAGACCCGTAAATGACGAGATCGGAGAATTAAAAAATGAGAAGGTTGCCGCCTCCGATCCTGCGAATATTGTTTTAGTTGTAAAAAGAAAAACTGATGCCGGAACCAAAGAAGAAGTGTATAGTCTTGGAAATATCAGAAGTCCATACCAACGAGTAAAGTTTGTCCGTTCTTACCGGGACAATCTTTCAGAAGTGGTCCAAGCTATTGACAAGTATGTGGAAGGAACGATCCGTGCAGACAGGAAAGATGTGGATACCATGCTTGATGGTCTGGAAAGCGGTGGTTCCTTCCAAGAATATAATTCAAATCGTTAA